The Oscillospiraceae bacterium genome contains the following window.
TTCGGGCGTGACACACGGCAGGCTGACCCGCCTGCCCGCCGAGGTCTGCGTATTCACGGTGTTTTTTGTGTCGGGCTTCTGGCACGGCAATACACTGCCCTTTGTGGTGTGGGGCCTTTTGCAGGCCTGCTACCGTCTGGGTGAGGAGCTGCTGCACCGCCGCCTCGGCAAGCCCAAAAAGAAGGCCCCCGCCCGCGTGCAGTGGGCCAAGCGCGCCGGTGTATTTGCGCTGTGGTGCGTGAGCATGGTCTTTTTCCGGGTGGGGTCCTCCCCTGCCGCCGCGCCGCTGACCGTTGGCGATGCGTTCCGGTATCTGGGCGGCTGTTTCCTTAACTGGGCGCCCGCGCGGTTTGTCGCCGAGCTGTACGCCGCCGCGTCCAACGGCTTTTACGCCAACGCCATCATGGTGGCCGCGTACTACGCCTTCACGGCGCTGGTGCTGGCGCTGGCGTTTTATCTGGACGCCCGCCGGGCGTTTGCGTTCAAGAACAAGCCCGCCGAGTTCTGCCTTGCCAAAGAAAAGCACCGCTGGGCCGTCTATTATGCACTGGTGATCGCGCTGCTGATCGGCTATATCATGCAGAGCGGCGGCTTCGGCAGTTCCGGCTTCGGCATGTATGCGGGGTTTTAACTCCAAGCCTTCCCCAGGGGGGGAAGGTGGCGCCGCAGCGCCGGATGAGGGGCGGGCTTCCCGCAACCACCCATTTAAGGGTTGTATCGGCGCCGTCGCCCCTCATCAGTCAGCGGGCGGAGCCGCTGACAGCTTCCCCCGCAGGGGGAAGCCATTCTAACGAAAGGAGGCTGCTTGGCCCATGAAAAACATTCTCAAAAAAATGGCGCTTCTGGCGATCCCTGTGGTTCTGTGGTTCGTGTTCTTTGCTGCGTTTGAGCCAAACAACTACTTCGGGCTGAAGGCCTCCGCCTCGTCCAGCCAGCCGGTGGCGCGGGTGCGCGCCTACCAGCAGGCGCCGGGCACAAATCTGATTTTAGGGGACAGCCGCCTTGCCCATTTTGATATGCAGCTGGTCAACAGCCTGACCGGGCAGCCGTGGCAGAACCTTGCGTTCGGCGGTGCCTCGCTCAAGGAGACGCTTGATCTGGCGGACTATATACTCAACTCCGGTCATGAGGTTGATACCCTAGTGGCAGAGGTTTCGTTCTATACGCTGAACGCCGGGTACAACACCGACCGCTTTGCCGCGTTGGAGGAGACGCTGAACAACCCCCTCGCCTACTGCTTTAACCTTGAGTACAATGTAAACGCCCTGACCGTGGCGATGGACACGCTGCGCGGCACACCTGACACGATCGAGTCCGGCGACTGGACCGAGAGCGATTATCTGGCCGATGACGGCACGGTGCTGCCGCTGCACCGCCGGCTGTACGACTACACCGCCACCATCACCCCGCGCTGCAGGGACTGGTCGGTCAACACCGAGCAGCTTGAGCGGCTGCGCGCTTTGGCTGAGCGCTGTCAGGCCGAGGGCGTGCGGCTCATCGTGGTTTTGCCGCCGATGGCGGAAAATGTGCGCACCGAAGTCTGCGATGCCTTCGGCATCAGCGATGCGATGGAGGATGAGGTACTGCCCGCGCTGCGCGCCTGGGCCGACAGCTACGGCTTTACCCTGCTGGACTATGAGTGGGGCGGCAGCTGCATCACAGACGATGACACGCAGTTTTTTGACGGTTTCCACCTTGATGAAAAATACGGCCTGCCGGTTTGGACACAAGAGTTGTTTAACGATATAAAGTGAGTACCGCACGGTAGGGGCGGGGCTCTGCTCCGCCCGCGGGGCGTCGAGGACGCCGCCCCCTACACCGTAGGGGCGCATTCTATATGCGCCCGGCAGCCTTCCCGCGGCCACCCATTCACGGATAATAGCGAAAACACCGTCCCTCATCCGGCCTTCGGCCACCTCCCCCGTATCGGGGGAGTCTGTCCCGCGGGGGAAGGCTTTTTAGGAGGTACACATGGCATTAGATTTCCTGATTTTATATGAACACACCGTCCGCGAGTATGAGAGCGACCTTTTGCTCAAGCTGGAGCTGGAGCGGCGCGGCTATACTGCCGAGATCCGCCAGCTGCTTGACCCCAAGCGGCTGCGGCTCTTCGGCAAGGACAAGCCGGAGGTGCTGGTGGCCAGCTGCATGTACGACAACGAGGCCATCAACAGCCATGTGTACAACAACATCGGCCGCTGCAACAAGATCGTCAACCTCCACTGGGAGCAGATGCTCTCCGACACGCAGGAGGAGGGCGACTGGTTCAATATGAACGGCAATGCCAAGCGCTGTGTGCAGACCTGCTGGGGCACGCGCACCGCTGCCCGTCTGCAGGCCCACGGCATGGAGGCCAAAAACACCCCCGTGACCGGCGCCGTCATGATGGACTTTCTGCGCCCGGAGTTCAACGGATATTTCAAGGATAAGGCGTCGCTGTGCAGGGAGTTCGGCCTCGACCCCGAAAAGCAGCTGCACCTGTATATCTCAAGCTTCGGCTATGCCAGCATGAGCGAGGAGGAGGTAGCCGAGCTTTCCAAGATGGCAGGCACCGACTTTACCGGCTTTGCCAAAACAAACCGCATCTCGATGCAGGAAACATTGCGCTGGTTCGATGAATATCTGGGCCAGCATCCCGAGGTCGAGCTTGTCTACCGCCGCCACCCCAGCGAGTGGAACTCCCCCGCGCTGGAGGCGCTGGCGAAAAAGCGGCCGAACTTCCATGTTATTTTTGCCGACTCGGTCAAGCAGTGGATCGTTGCCGCAGACTCGATCTCGATCTGGATGAGCACCGCCATCGCCGAGGTGTACATGGCGGGCAAAAGCTGCCATATCCTGCGCCCGGTGCCGATCGAGCATGAGTACGACCCGGTCATCTATAAGGACGCGCGCTATGTGACAAGCTACGATGCGTTTGCCGCCGCCATGGCCGAGCCGGAGCCGCCCTTCCCCATCGCGCGGGAGGTCATCGAGGGGTATTTTGACCCGAGCGATACGCCCGCCTACAAGCGGATGGCCGACCTTTTGGAGGATGTCTACAAAAATCCGCCGCGGGACGAGCCGATGGGCGCGGGCTTTACCCCGCATTTCAACAAGCTGAAGCTCTGCGCGCTGGCCGGGGTGCATTTTCTCTATAAGCACGGCTGGGAGCCGAAAAAGGTATTCGCCTTCTGCCCGCCGCTGGCAGATTTTGCGCAGCGCATCTACGGCTATGTAGACAAAGCGCATGTGACGCCGGAACAGGTGGCTGCAATGACGGAACGCATTAAGCCGTTCGTCCGCTGAGCATGTAGGGGCCGGGCATGCCCGGCCCTGCACTGTATGGCAGACGCGCAGTAAAGGCAAGGCTGCGGGCCGGGCATGCCCGGCCCCTACAACGCTATGATGGGACACACATATGTCAGAAAACAAAAAATCCGCCGGCGAGTCCTTCGCCGGGAATGTAATGAAATATTCGGTGGCGACCTATCTGGGCTTCGCCATCACGGGGCTGGCCCTTATCGTCAAGGGGCTGCTGCCCGCCGAGGTGCTCGGCGCGCCGGTCACCTTTATGACCTACACGGCCACCATCATGAACATCGGCATTCTTGGGCTGGATCAGGCGCTGCTGCGCTTTTATCATGAGCCGCCCGCCGGGGCCGAGCCGCGCCAGCTGTTTGCGGCCTGCACCCGCATCTCGGCATCCTTTATGATGCTGCTGGGCGTTGCGGGCAGCGTGTTTTTTGCACAGCCCCTCGCTGCCGCGTTCGGCCTTGGCTCCGCCGGGCCGGGCATCGTGCCGCTGCTCTTTCTCAATGCGGCGCTCTATATGCTGGTGCGGTATCTGAATGTCCTGCTTCGGCTGGAAAACGACCTGCGCGCCTACACGGCACAGACGCTCTGGATGCAGGGCTGCTACAACCTGTTTTATCTGCTGCCGGGCTTTTTCACCTCCGAGGTCTTTGTGCTGGCGGTCGCCGCCATCCTCAGCTTCGGCGTGGTGGCCATTGCGTTCGGGTACAAGTATCGCGCCGCCGTGCTGGCACCGCTGCCCGCGGCACAGCTGGGCGGCATTGCGCGGCAGGCCGTGCCTTACGGCATCGCACTGGCCCCGGCGCAGATTTTGTTCAGCCTGTCCAGCGGTATCTGCCTTTCGTTTGTCGGCAACGCCTGCGGCGAGAGCGCGCAGGGGCTTTTTGCCTTCGGCTACAGCCTTGCGCAGCTTGTAACGGCGATTCAGGCCGGGTTTTCGACCTACTGGGGGCCTTATGTCTACGCCCACTACCGCGCAGAGCAGGAGCGCATCTGCCGCGTGCATGATGTGCTGGACCTGCTGATCTTCGGCTTTTTCTGCGCGCTGGTCATGCTGGAGGACATCGTCTTTGTCATCTTCCCCGACAAGCGGGGGTGTCTGGCGATCTTCCCGCTGCTGATGCTGGCCGTTGTGTTCAACATTTTGTGTGAGGGCACGGTCTACGGCAACTCGATCGCCCGCAAGCCGTGGCATGACACGATCGGCATCGGACTGGGGGCGCTGTCCAACTTCTGGCTTTGTGCGGTGCTGGTGCCGCGCTTTGGGCTGACCGGTGCAGCGCTCGCGCTGGCCGCCAGCAACGGCGCCGCCTTTTTGTACCGCAGCGTCACGGGGCAGATGTATTACCGCACCGTGGCCAGCTACCCCAAGACGATCTCCGGCTTTCTGCTGGCGTTTGCAGTCACGGCAGTCGGCACGCTGCTGTGGCAGCACTTCTTTATAAAATTCGCGCTGGTTGGCGTGATTTTGTTTATCTACTGCACACTCTACCGCGCGCAGCTGGCCAGGCTCTGGACCATGGGGCTGGGCATCCTGCGCGGCATCTTCCACAAGAGGTGAGGGAAATCATGAAGCATTGCGGCACACAGGAATTGGAGACGCAGCGCCTTGTTCTGCGGCGGCTCTCCATGGATGACAGCGAAATGATGTACAACAACTGGGCCAGCGACAAGCAGGTCACGCAGTACCTGCGCTGGAACGCCCACCACAGCTGGGGTGAGACCGCCGAGACGCTGAACGAGTGGGAAAAGCACTACGATGACCCCGCCTTTTACCAGTGGGGCATCACCGACCGGCACACCGGCGTGCTGTTCGGCTCGATCAGCCTTTTCCCCGCGCCGGCGCTCAAGACCGGCTGGCACCTGAATACGGAGCGGCTTGGCCCTGCGTGGGAGGTCGGCTACGCGCTCGGCCGCAAATGGTGGAATAAAGGCTATGCAACTGAGGCACTCTGTACCGTGCGGGACTACTGGTTTGACACGGTGGGCGCCGACTGGCTGGCCGCCGTCCACGCCAACGAGAATATTGCCAGCAGCGCCGTGCTGCAAAAGGCAGGCTTTGTCTACGACCATGATGTGACCGACCGCAAGTTTGACGGCACCCCGGTTCCCTGCCGCGCCTACCACCTGCTGAAAGAGGAATTATGAGCGATAACACAACAGAACTTGACTTTGGCACGACCGCCCAGAAGGCCACCGACGGCGAAAAGCTGCCCGTGGTGCTGCTGGCGCTGGATCAGGGCCGCTATGATATGACCCGCAGTCTGGACGAACTGCGCGCACTGGCCGATGCCAACGGCATGGACGCCGTGGCCGAGGTCGTACAGAAGCGCGCCACGCCCGAGGCCGCCACGATGCTGGGTGAGGGCAAGGTCGCTGAGGCCCGCCTTGTCTGCCAGAATGTAAACGCGGCAGCCGCCATCTATGACGGCGAGCTGACCGGCAGCCAGATCCGCAACCTCTCTGCCGCGCTGCAGCTTGAGGTACTGGACCGCACGATGCTGATCCTTGAAATCTTCCGCGCCCGCGCCACCACGAACGAGGGCAAGCTGCAGACCGAGCTTGCCACACTGCGCTACCAGCTGCCGCGCCTGCAGGGGCTGGGCGAAAGCCTGAGCCGTCAGGGCGGCGGCGGCGGGGGCGGCGGCGGTGCGCGCCGCGGCGCCGGTGAGACCAAGCTGGAGCTGGACCGCCGCCACCTGCACCACCGCATTGAGCATCTGGAAGAAAAGCTGAAGGAAATGGAAAAGCGCCGGGGTGAGACCCGCCGCGCCCGCCAAAAGAACAATGTGCCCGTGGTGGCGCTGGTCGGCTACACCAATGTGGGCAAATCCAGCCTGCTGAACGCCCTGTGCGGTGAGCAGATCTTTGAGGCCGACATGCTGTTTGCCACGCTGGACCCCACCGCCCGCAAGCTGGTGCTGCCCAGCGGCCTGCAGATCATTCTGGTGGACACGGTCGGCTTTGTCAGTCGGCTGCCGCACCATCTGGTCGAGGCGTTCAAATCCACGCTGGAGGAGGCCGCCTTTGCCGATGTCATCATCAAGGTGGCCGACGCGGGCGATGCCAAGGCCACCGAGCAGCTGGCCGTGACCGATGAGGTTCTGGGCAGCCTTGACTGCGAGAGCATCCCCCAGCTGGTGGTCTACAACAAATGCGATATGGCGAACGCCGTTGCGTTTGACCCGGACATTCTGCTGACGAGCGCCAAGACCGGCTGCGGCCTGCCTGAGCTTTTGGCCAAGCTGGATGATGTGCTGGGCCATCGTGTGCGCACGATCGAGCTGGTGCTGCCCTATGACAAGCTGGCGCTGGCTGACATTTTGCGCAGCCGCGGCAGCGTAGCGGCGGAGGAATACCGCGAGGACGGCGTTTTTTACCGCGCCACCGTGAAAATTGACGACCTGCACCGGTTTGAGGCGTTTTTGGTATGATGCCGCGGGAGGTTTGGCTGGTGTAAGACGGACAAATCTTGCTAATGTATTTGTCAAGAGTTTTTTATAGATTTTCCGATTTTCTTTTGGAAAAAGGGCGCATTAAATTGAACCCACAGCAGTTGTGGATTTTTGAAAAAGATATATAATAGAGTCAGTGGTTACTGTTGCTTGAGCGTTTCCATCGCTCTCGCGTAGTAGATGCGGAGAAACTTGTTGACTCCGGCCATTTTAGCTACGTTATACGGTTTCCCTTCCTGTTCCTTTTTGAGCAGAAAAAGGTAGACAGGGTCATCTTGAGGTCGTGTAAGTTTGAGTGCCTGCATAACCTCAAAGCAATACTTTCTGAGAGCCGCATTCCCACGTTTTGATATGTGGCGATTGTGGCTCTCAAATGTTCCAGACTGATATGGAGGCGCATCGTTACCAGCATAAGCGTTGAGTGCTTTTCCACTGTGAAAGCGGCGGATATCTCCAATTTCAGCAAGGATAAGGGGACCGAGTCGATCCCCAACACCAGCCATAGAGCGCAGAACAGCGTATTCGGGCAACGTTTCAGCTAATGTTTGCATTTTTAGAATAATTGAATCAGTGGCCTTTTGTGATTCACAGACAAGTTCAAGACATTGATTTTGAGCCGCAAGAGTGTATTCGTTTTCTCCCCTTGTTGTGATATTGCGTAATGCAGCTTCGTAAATTGCCAACCCATATGTTTTGGTTTGGCGATTTCGAGATTTTCTTGCGATTTTTTCAAATGCGTCAAGGAAACGACTTTTTCCCATTTTCTTTATACGATCGTAGGATTTAAAACGATTGATAAAGAGAACGGAAAGACTGGTTTCTGGCGTTCTGGTCGTTAGAGGCAGAATGTTGGTTATGCCAGGCATCGTTTCATCCAATAGATTAAGTAGAAATACTTTGTTGGTTTTAAGGGTAAGCATTCGCTGATTATACTGTCGTGCCAAAAATTTCAAATCTTCGTATTTCTGCTCCATAGATGTATATGGAACCAGAGAATAACTCTTTTCCAATGCATATCTGGCAATCCGCACTGCATCTTTCTTGTCTGTTTTGGCCTTGCGAAGATCCATGTCTCCGAATTTCTTGATTTGATAGGCATTAACCATACAAACAGGGAGCCCGGCTTCCTGCAACGCTTTCAGAACAGGATAATGGTAATGCCCGGTATTTTCCATTAAGATGGTTGCAGATTGCTTGCTATTCAAAATATACTTAATGAAAGCGTCTAGTTCGGGCTGCGTATGGTGGAACTCAAAAGGACTTGTGTGCATTGATCCGTCTTGGTTTAAGATGGCTGCTACACTTTTTGACTTGGAAATATCGATTCCTACTGCGAGCATTGACATTCCTTCTTTCGTTTCGATTTATGGCTATCCAGCTTTTCCAAAGTACGCACATATTCAATCGTGAAACGGGAGCTATGTCCCAACTTGCTGAATCGAGCACAAAACAATGGAGGCTGGCTGACACATTTGTCTGCGGGCGTGGTGTCCCAATCGGAAAGTTCGTCAGACCATACCTCCATTTTAAAGGAAAAGAGCAAGGCCGGATAGGCCTTACTCTTACATTATGAATCGGAATTTGAAAGGAGAAAACTCATGTATCCGTTAATATCTGTTTTTATTATAGTAGTTGGTGCGCTACTATTGGTTTTTGCAAATAAAATTATAAAAAATAACAAGGTTAATCGAATTGGCATTAAAGTGGTTGGCGGTATTCTAATTATAGTTGGTTTACTTCTGCTGTATTTTTTATTATCAGGAAAATTGACATTGCCATTATCTAAGTAAGTGAAATTCCAGTTTGTCGGACTGCGGTGCCGGGGCGGGTATAACGGCAGCATTGGCTTCCCCCTCTGGGGGAAGCAGTCACCGCCGGTGACTGATGAGGGGGAGCCTTCCGGACATCTCTCCCTCATCCGGCGCGTACCGCGCCACCTTCCCCCCAAGGGGAAGGCTTTCCCCGGCGGGGTGGGGTTGGGTTGATTTAAGAAAGGCAAATCGGCATTTAGAGGATGTGAATGAGCAGCATGGAGAAAACAAAAGAAGGAATTCATTTAAAAAAACTCTTTAGGCTGAAGAATACAGGCAGCATCTTTGTGATTGCGAGCCTTTTGATGATTTTTGTAATAGCATCGTACACATATATTCTGCAAAGTTCTTACACTAAGACCGCCCTTGAAACAGAAATCGCGCGTGACACAGCGAGTGCAGATGCAGTACACAAACTTGTGGATGGAAGAATCTGCAAAGAAGATTTTGATCAAATCAACGATCAATCTGATGAAAAGGAGCCATTATATAAGGATATTTCTTCCTATTTCAATGAAATCAGAACACTGAATTCTACTCGATATATTTACACCGCTAAAAGAAATGAAGAAGGAAAACTCGTTTATGTGGTAGACGGTTTGGATCCGAATGCAGATGATGTAAGACACCCCGGAGATTATATTGAGGACGAAATGGTTCCGTATATTGATAGGGCTATTTCTGGGGAGAATGTGTACTCTCAGGATATCATTGATACAACATGGGGTCCGATTTTTACGGCTTGCTATCCTGTAAGCGCAAATCATGATGGGACAGGAGAAATCATTGGCGCATTTTGCATTGAAATGGATATGCAATCAGCTTATGGAATGGTTGAAAAGACGAATCGTATTTCCATCATC
Protein-coding sequences here:
- a CDS encoding GNAT family N-acetyltransferase; this translates as MKHCGTQELETQRLVLRRLSMDDSEMMYNNWASDKQVTQYLRWNAHHSWGETAETLNEWEKHYDDPAFYQWGITDRHTGVLFGSISLFPAPALKTGWHLNTERLGPAWEVGYALGRKWWNKGYATEALCTVRDYWFDTVGADWLAAVHANENIASSAVLQKAGFVYDHDVTDRKFDGTPVPCRAYHLLKEEL
- the hflX gene encoding GTPase HflX, with the translated sequence MSDNTTELDFGTTAQKATDGEKLPVVLLALDQGRYDMTRSLDELRALADANGMDAVAEVVQKRATPEAATMLGEGKVAEARLVCQNVNAAAAIYDGELTGSQIRNLSAALQLEVLDRTMLILEIFRARATTNEGKLQTELATLRYQLPRLQGLGESLSRQGGGGGGGGGARRGAGETKLELDRRHLHHRIEHLEEKLKEMEKRRGETRRARQKNNVPVVALVGYTNVGKSSLLNALCGEQIFEADMLFATLDPTARKLVLPSGLQIILVDTVGFVSRLPHHLVEAFKSTLEEAAFADVIIKVADAGDAKATEQLAVTDEVLGSLDCESIPQLVVYNKCDMANAVAFDPDILLTSAKTGCGLPELLAKLDDVLGHRVRTIELVLPYDKLALADILRSRGSVAAEEYREDGVFYRATVKIDDLHRFEAFLV
- a CDS encoding IS110 family transposase — its product is MLAVGIDISKSKSVAAILNQDGSMHTSPFEFHHTQPELDAFIKYILNSKQSATILMENTGHYHYPVLKALQEAGLPVCMVNAYQIKKFGDMDLRKAKTDKKDAVRIARYALEKSYSLVPYTSMEQKYEDLKFLARQYNQRMLTLKTNKVFLLNLLDETMPGITNILPLTTRTPETSLSVLFINRFKSYDRIKKMGKSRFLDAFEKIARKSRNRQTKTYGLAIYEAALRNITTRGENEYTLAAQNQCLELVCESQKATDSIILKMQTLAETLPEYAVLRSMAGVGDRLGPLILAEIGDIRRFHSGKALNAYAGNDAPPYQSGTFESHNRHISKRGNAALRKYCFEVMQALKLTRPQDDPVYLFLLKKEQEGKPYNVAKMAGVNKFLRIYYARAMETLKQQ